One genomic region from Arthrobacter sp. FB24 encodes:
- a CDS encoding murein hydrolase activator EnvC family protein — translation MKVRAIPAAILLSVSVIAPASGAVGTPGAVTAPGSWSWPLSPRPAVVRAFDPPDKPWMSGHRGVDLRTAADGAPVTAPESGTVSFAGFVVDRPVITIDHGNGLRSSFEPVESSLTTGAAVSRGDVIGTAVTSHCGSLPCVHWGVRRGEEYINPLSLVTDLRPSILLPVGGRG, via the coding sequence ATGAAAGTCCGAGCCATCCCGGCCGCCATCCTGCTCTCCGTTTCAGTCATCGCGCCGGCCTCCGGCGCAGTCGGCACGCCGGGTGCGGTCACTGCGCCCGGCAGCTGGTCCTGGCCCCTGTCGCCCAGGCCGGCAGTAGTACGCGCCTTCGATCCCCCGGACAAGCCGTGGATGAGCGGGCACCGCGGGGTGGACCTGCGGACAGCGGCCGACGGCGCCCCGGTCACCGCTCCGGAGTCCGGAACCGTCAGCTTCGCGGGCTTCGTGGTGGACCGGCCCGTGATCACCATCGATCACGGCAATGGCCTGCGCAGCAGCTTCGAGCCGGTCGAAAGCAGCCTCACGACCGGGGCTGCGGTGTCACGAGGGGATGTCATCGGCACGGCGGTGACCAGCCATTGCGGGTCACTGCCGTGCGTGCACTGGGGCGTGCGCCGCGGCGAGGAGTACATCAATCCGCTGTCCTTGGTGACAGACCTGCGGCCCTCCATCCTGCTTCCCGTCGGTGGACGGGGTTGA
- the rpsB gene encoding 30S ribosomal protein S2 translates to MPVVTMRQLLDSGVHFGHQTRRWNPKMKRFIFTERNGIYIIDLQQSLSYIDRAYEFVKATVAHGGTVLFVGTKKQAQESIAEQATRVGQPYVNQRWLGGMLTNFQTVSKRIQRMKELEEIDFDDVAGSAYTKKELLLLRRELTKLETNLGGIRNLTKAPSVLWIVDTKKEHLAVDEAKKLNIPVVAILDTNCDPDEVDFPIPGNDDAIRSVNLLTRVVADAVAEGLIARNQRATGTTEAPEEPLAEWERELLEGSKSEEAAAPAAAEEAPAAAEEAPAAAEATESAAGEADAAK, encoded by the coding sequence ATGCCCGTCGTAACTATGCGCCAGCTGCTTGACAGCGGCGTCCACTTTGGACACCAGACCCGTCGTTGGAACCCGAAGATGAAGCGCTTCATCTTCACGGAGCGCAACGGCATCTACATCATTGACCTGCAGCAGTCGCTGTCCTACATCGACCGTGCCTACGAGTTCGTTAAGGCCACCGTTGCACACGGCGGCACCGTTCTCTTCGTCGGCACCAAGAAGCAGGCTCAGGAATCCATCGCTGAGCAGGCCACCCGCGTTGGCCAGCCGTACGTCAACCAGCGTTGGCTCGGCGGTATGCTGACCAACTTCCAGACGGTCTCCAAGCGCATCCAGCGCATGAAGGAACTCGAAGAGATCGACTTCGACGACGTCGCCGGCTCTGCCTACACCAAGAAGGAACTGCTGCTCCTTCGCCGTGAACTCACCAAGCTCGAGACCAACCTCGGCGGTATCCGCAACCTGACCAAGGCACCGTCCGTGCTCTGGATTGTGGACACCAAGAAGGAGCACCTCGCAGTCGACGAGGCCAAGAAGCTGAACATCCCGGTTGTTGCCATCCTGGACACCAACTGCGATCCGGACGAAGTCGACTTCCCGATCCCGGGCAACGACGACGCCATCCGCTCCGTCAACCTGCTGACCCGCGTTGTTGCTGACGCTGTTGCCGAGGGCCTGATCGCCCGTAACCAGCGCGCTACCGGCACCACGGAAGCTCCGGAAGAGCCGCTGGCCGAGTGGGAGCGCGAGCTCCTCGAAGGCAGCAAGTCTGAAGAAGCTGCTGCTCCGGCTGCTGCAGAAGAAGCTCCCGCCGCCGCAGAGGAAGCCCCGGCAGCTGCCGAGGCAACCGAGTCTGCAGCCGGCGAAGCTGACGCTGCCAAGTAG
- the tsf gene encoding translation elongation factor Ts, translated as MANYTAADIKALRERTGAGMMDVKKALDEANGDAEKAIEIIRIKGLKGATKREGRSTAEGLVAAKVAGGVGVMIEVNCETDFVAKADKFIQLADKVLAVAVESGAADIETLLATEVDGKPLSEVVVEEGAILGEKVVVRRISRLEGGTVDAYLHKTSKDLPAQVGVLFAVDGEGEAAATAAHDVAVHIAAMAPNYLTREDVPADLVESERRIAEETAKAEGKPEAAMTKIVEGRVTGFYKGEVLVDQAFAKDAKKSVAQVLEEAGVKGTAFARFRVGS; from the coding sequence ATGGCGAACTACACTGCCGCTGATATCAAGGCTCTGCGTGAGCGCACTGGCGCCGGCATGATGGATGTCAAGAAGGCTCTTGACGAAGCCAACGGTGACGCCGAGAAGGCCATCGAAATCATCCGCATCAAGGGCCTGAAGGGCGCTACCAAGCGTGAAGGCCGCTCCACCGCTGAAGGCCTGGTAGCTGCCAAGGTCGCCGGCGGCGTTGGCGTGATGATCGAAGTTAACTGCGAGACCGACTTCGTGGCCAAGGCTGACAAGTTCATCCAGCTGGCCGACAAGGTCCTGGCCGTCGCAGTCGAGTCCGGTGCAGCCGACATCGAAACCCTGCTGGCCACCGAAGTTGACGGCAAGCCGCTGTCCGAGGTTGTCGTCGAAGAGGGCGCAATCCTGGGCGAAAAGGTTGTTGTCCGCCGTATTTCCCGCCTCGAGGGCGGCACGGTTGACGCCTACCTGCACAAGACCTCCAAGGACCTCCCGGCCCAGGTTGGCGTCCTGTTCGCTGTTGACGGCGAAGGCGAAGCAGCTGCCACCGCAGCACACGACGTCGCCGTCCACATCGCCGCCATGGCTCCGAACTACCTGACCCGCGAAGACGTTCCGGCTGACCTGGTTGAGTCCGAGCGCCGTATCGCCGAGGAGACGGCCAAGGCCGAGGGCAAGCCCGAGGCAGCCATGACCAAGATTGTGGAAGGCCGCGTGACGGGCTTCTACAAGGGTGAGGTGCTGGTTGACCAGGCATTCGCCAAGGATGCCAAGAAGTCTGTGGCGCAGGTCCTCGAAGAGGCTGGCGTCAAGGGCACCGCATTCGCGCGTTTCCGCGTCGGTTCCTAG
- the pyrH gene encoding UMP kinase, translating to METVNNSVQSEKSRRRVLLKLSGEVFGGGKLGVDPDTVRGVAKQIAAAVPDVEVAIVVGGGNFFRGAELSQSGMDRSRADYMGMLGTVMNCLALQDFLEQAGVETRVQSAITMGQVAEAYIPRRAIRHMEKGRVVIFGAGAGLPYFSTDTVAAQRALEVHADVVLMAKSGVDGVYTADPKKDPEAEKLDHLSYDEALRRDIRVMDQTAMTMCKDNNLTMVVFGMEGEGNVTRAIRGEQLGTVVTP from the coding sequence ATGGAAACCGTCAACAATTCTGTCCAGTCAGAGAAGAGCCGGCGTCGCGTCCTCCTGAAACTCTCCGGCGAGGTCTTCGGCGGCGGAAAGCTGGGCGTTGACCCGGACACAGTCCGTGGAGTCGCCAAGCAGATTGCCGCAGCAGTTCCCGACGTCGAGGTTGCGATCGTCGTGGGCGGCGGCAACTTCTTCCGCGGCGCGGAACTCTCCCAGAGCGGCATGGACCGTTCCCGTGCCGACTACATGGGCATGCTGGGGACCGTGATGAACTGCCTCGCGCTCCAGGATTTCCTGGAACAGGCGGGAGTGGAGACCCGCGTTCAGAGCGCCATCACCATGGGCCAGGTCGCTGAGGCGTACATCCCGCGCCGGGCCATCCGCCACATGGAAAAGGGCCGCGTCGTGATCTTCGGCGCAGGAGCCGGACTGCCGTACTTCTCCACTGACACCGTGGCTGCCCAACGGGCACTGGAAGTGCACGCCGACGTCGTACTGATGGCCAAGAGCGGCGTGGATGGCGTCTACACCGCAGACCCGAAGAAGGACCCTGAAGCCGAGAAGCTCGACCACCTCAGCTACGACGAGGCACTGCGGCGCGACATCCGCGTCATGGACCAGACTGCCATGACCATGTGTAAGGACAACAACCTCACCATGGTGGTTTTCGGCATGGAAGGCGAAGGCAACGTGACCCGGGCGATCCGTGGAGAGCAGCTGGGCACCGTGGTCACCCCCTAG
- the frr gene encoding ribosome recycling factor gives MIEETLLEAGDKMDKAVEVAKEDFASIRTGRATPGLYNRVLVDYYGSPTPLQQLASFAVPDARTILITPFDKTALRDIERALSDSEVGANPSNDGNVIRITIPELTKERRKEYVKIVKAKGEDAKVSIRNIRRKAKETLDKLVKDGEAGEDEGARGEKELDALTKAHVDGIDDLLKRKEAELLEV, from the coding sequence GTGATCGAAGAGACCTTGCTCGAAGCCGGGGACAAGATGGACAAGGCAGTCGAGGTAGCCAAGGAAGACTTCGCGTCAATCCGTACCGGCCGTGCCACTCCGGGACTCTACAACCGGGTGCTGGTGGACTATTACGGTTCGCCCACCCCGCTGCAGCAGCTGGCATCGTTCGCCGTTCCCGACGCCCGCACCATCCTGATCACTCCGTTCGACAAGACGGCCCTGCGTGACATCGAGCGGGCCCTCAGCGATTCCGAGGTGGGCGCCAACCCGTCCAACGACGGTAACGTCATCCGGATCACCATTCCGGAGCTGACCAAGGAACGCCGCAAGGAATACGTCAAGATCGTCAAGGCAAAGGGCGAGGACGCCAAGGTGTCCATCCGGAACATCCGCCGCAAGGCAAAGGAAACCCTGGACAAGCTGGTCAAGGACGGCGAAGCGGGCGAGGACGAGGGAGCGCGCGGCGAGAAGGAACTCGACGCCCTCACCAAGGCACACGTTGATGGCATTGACGATCTGCTCAAGCGCAAGGAAGCCGAGCTGCTCGAGGTCTGA
- a CDS encoding phosphatidate cytidylyltransferase, with amino-acid sequence MDQAQQAPGPRVRVRGKQRSNPTPKAGRNLPAATVVGLAMLFAVLGGLLFLPLGFVLVTTTFAVFGVWEIFRALEVSGTRLPIVPVMIGTVGMPLAAYFGGLESLLFALLASSVAVLLWRTIESAAGSARSIFAGVFTLAWVPFFISFAILPLHGVGSVTPVGFWPGGVIPHGAWQIATMLLLVVSNDTFGYLVGASFGKHPMAPKISPKKSWEGFAGSIGGAIAVGVLACLFLLDKPWWVGVVLAVGMVAASTIGDLSESMVKRELGIKDMSSILPGHGGVMDRLDSIVFASPAAFILFTAVSGA; translated from the coding sequence ATGGATCAGGCACAGCAGGCACCCGGACCCAGGGTCCGGGTCCGGGGGAAGCAACGCTCCAACCCAACACCCAAGGCCGGAAGGAACCTTCCTGCCGCCACGGTGGTGGGCCTCGCGATGCTTTTCGCCGTATTGGGGGGTCTCCTGTTCCTGCCGCTCGGGTTTGTCCTGGTCACCACCACGTTCGCGGTGTTCGGCGTCTGGGAGATCTTCCGGGCGCTGGAGGTGAGCGGCACCCGCCTGCCCATAGTCCCGGTGATGATAGGCACGGTCGGCATGCCGCTGGCTGCTTACTTCGGCGGACTGGAAAGCCTGCTGTTCGCACTGCTGGCCAGCAGCGTGGCGGTGCTCTTATGGCGGACCATCGAGAGCGCCGCCGGGTCCGCCCGGAGCATCTTCGCCGGGGTGTTCACGCTGGCCTGGGTGCCGTTCTTCATCAGCTTCGCGATCCTGCCGCTGCACGGCGTGGGGAGCGTGACGCCGGTGGGCTTCTGGCCCGGAGGCGTGATTCCGCACGGCGCCTGGCAGATCGCCACCATGCTCCTGCTGGTCGTGTCCAACGATACTTTCGGCTATCTGGTGGGAGCGTCCTTCGGAAAGCATCCCATGGCGCCCAAGATCAGTCCGAAGAAATCGTGGGAAGGGTTCGCGGGCTCCATCGGCGGGGCCATCGCCGTGGGTGTCCTGGCATGCCTGTTCCTGCTGGATAAGCCGTGGTGGGTGGGTGTCGTTCTCGCCGTGGGCATGGTGGCGGCGTCAACCATCGGCGATCTCTCCGAATCGATGGTCAAACGTGAACTCGGCATCAAGGACATGAGCAGCATCCTGCCTGGTCATGGCGGCGTCATGGACCGCCTGGACTCAATCGTGTTCGCCTCACCGGCGGCGTTTATCCTGTTCACGGCTGTCTCCGGCGCCTAA
- a CDS encoding DivIVA domain-containing protein, with amino-acid sequence MTVDIQRQIPASFDRVQRNEYGYNAKQVDQFLQRARVSFENPGAAAQVIRSADVRAVCFDPVKGGYAAAGVDAALDRLEDAFARRERDELIEARGEDAWLREIGKLSGLLRGRLHRPDGERFRRPAGGRVRSYNSVDVDNLCHDLIGYLEHDQPLSVDNVRRAVFRQAKGKDGYEETQVDAFLDRVVELMAAID; translated from the coding sequence GTGACAGTGGACATTCAACGGCAGATACCTGCGTCTTTTGACCGCGTGCAGCGGAACGAATACGGCTACAACGCCAAGCAGGTGGACCAGTTCCTCCAGCGCGCACGGGTTTCGTTCGAGAATCCGGGGGCCGCCGCACAGGTCATCAGGAGCGCCGATGTCCGGGCGGTCTGCTTCGATCCGGTCAAAGGCGGCTATGCCGCGGCCGGGGTCGACGCCGCCCTGGACCGACTGGAAGACGCCTTCGCGCGGCGCGAGCGCGATGAGCTCATCGAAGCCCGCGGCGAGGACGCCTGGCTCCGCGAAATCGGCAAGCTGTCCGGTCTCCTGCGGGGGAGACTCCACCGCCCAGACGGCGAACGGTTCCGCCGGCCGGCCGGCGGCCGGGTCCGGAGCTACAACTCCGTGGACGTTGACAACCTGTGCCACGACCTCATCGGCTACCTTGAACACGACCAACCGCTCAGCGTCGACAATGTCCGCCGCGCCGTCTTCCGCCAGGCCAAGGGCAAGGATGGCTACGAGGAAACCCAGGTGGACGCCTTCCTGGACCGTGTCGTCGAGCTCATGGCGGCCATCGACTGA
- a CDS encoding sodium/solute symporter — MNPVVGIAAFVAVSVATAVIGFYGLRISRTTGDFYVASRTVRPWWNASAIGGEYLSAASFLGVAGLVLLSGTDALWFPIGYTAGYLMLLLFVAAPLRRSGAYTIPDFTEVRLDSRPVRRVTSLVVVVVGWLYIVPQLHGAALTIRITTGLPSWVGSVAVVVVVCVTVVAGGMRSITFVQAFQYWLKLTAMAVPLVFIALVLAGNGVPSVAEANTNPTGLAPTGPYQNISLLVALLFGTLGLPHVLVRFYTNPDGQTARRTTLIVLGLLSVFYLFPTAYGLIGRMFAPGLAQGGRSDALVLLLPGRLIGGPAGELLSALVVAGAFAAFLSTTSGLVVSLAGVISQDVLGGSVRGFRLAALISATVPLGFAFMTDSLALAGSVGLVFAFTASTICPALLLGIWWRGLTDAGAIAGMVTGGVLCGGALVAGALSGPAASGAAMPQWLAQPAAWTVPAAFAVMLVVSRATKDRVPRTLTKVMTRLHTPERPLATERQGAAER; from the coding sequence GTGAACCCGGTGGTCGGCATTGCGGCCTTCGTGGCGGTTTCCGTGGCCACCGCCGTCATCGGGTTCTACGGGTTGCGGATTTCACGGACCACAGGCGACTTCTACGTGGCATCCCGGACGGTCCGCCCCTGGTGGAACGCTTCCGCGATTGGCGGCGAGTACCTTTCGGCCGCCAGTTTCCTGGGCGTGGCAGGACTGGTCCTGCTCTCCGGGACCGATGCCCTCTGGTTTCCCATCGGCTACACGGCGGGGTACCTGATGCTGCTGCTCTTCGTTGCCGCGCCGCTGCGCCGCTCGGGCGCCTATACGATTCCGGATTTCACGGAGGTGCGCCTGGACTCCCGGCCCGTCCGCCGGGTCACCAGCCTGGTGGTTGTGGTGGTGGGCTGGCTTTACATTGTGCCGCAGCTGCACGGCGCCGCCCTGACGATCCGCATCACCACAGGGCTGCCGTCCTGGGTGGGGTCCGTGGCGGTGGTCGTTGTGGTGTGCGTGACCGTAGTGGCGGGTGGCATGCGCTCCATCACCTTTGTACAGGCGTTCCAGTACTGGCTGAAGCTGACAGCCATGGCGGTGCCCCTTGTCTTCATAGCCCTGGTACTGGCCGGCAACGGGGTCCCTTCGGTGGCCGAAGCCAATACCAACCCCACCGGCCTGGCACCGACAGGACCGTACCAGAACATCTCACTGCTCGTGGCGCTGCTCTTTGGAACGCTGGGGCTGCCACACGTGCTGGTGCGGTTTTACACCAACCCGGACGGGCAGACGGCCCGCCGCACCACGCTGATCGTGCTGGGACTGCTGTCTGTCTTCTATCTCTTTCCCACTGCCTACGGGCTGATCGGGCGGATGTTCGCCCCGGGCCTAGCGCAGGGCGGCAGGTCGGATGCGCTGGTCCTGCTCCTGCCGGGCCGGCTGATCGGCGGCCCTGCTGGCGAGCTGCTCTCGGCGCTGGTGGTGGCGGGGGCATTTGCCGCCTTCCTGTCCACCACGTCGGGGCTGGTGGTGTCCCTGGCGGGCGTCATCAGCCAGGACGTACTGGGCGGAAGCGTGCGTGGCTTCCGGCTGGCCGCACTGATCTCGGCCACAGTTCCGCTGGGCTTCGCGTTTATGACGGACTCCCTGGCCTTGGCCGGCAGCGTGGGCCTCGTGTTCGCGTTTACGGCTTCAACGATTTGTCCCGCGCTGCTGCTGGGAATCTGGTGGCGGGGCCTCACGGATGCCGGAGCCATCGCAGGGATGGTGACCGGCGGGGTCCTGTGCGGCGGCGCCCTGGTTGCTGGTGCCTTGTCCGGTCCGGCCGCATCGGGTGCCGCGATGCCGCAGTGGCTGGCACAGCCGGCGGCCTGGACGGTGCCGGCCGCCTTCGCCGTGATGTTAGTGGTGTCCCGTGCCACGAAGGACCGGGTGCCGAGGACGCTCACGAAGGTCATGACCAGGCTGCACACGCCGGAACGTCCGCTGGCCACCGAACGACAGGGAGCCGCCGAGCGCTAG
- a CDS encoding DUF485 domain-containing protein, whose amino-acid sequence MTRVRVTAPRSAAKPVRDSREAAEESDVGQVFVRSLIRSQLRLALVVAAGFLLILLAFPLLLGLVPGLAEAKIAGIPFGWLLLGAGIYPVIGLSAWLYIRTAARNEARYRDLAEGA is encoded by the coding sequence ATGACCCGGGTCAGGGTGACGGCCCCGCGGTCAGCCGCAAAGCCGGTGAGGGATTCGCGCGAAGCCGCCGAAGAGTCCGATGTGGGCCAGGTATTCGTCCGGTCCCTGATCCGTTCCCAGCTGCGTCTGGCACTTGTCGTGGCGGCGGGCTTCCTGCTGATCCTGCTGGCTTTTCCGCTCCTGCTGGGACTGGTTCCCGGTTTGGCGGAAGCGAAGATCGCGGGAATCCCGTTTGGCTGGCTCCTCCTCGGGGCCGGGATCTACCCCGTGATCGGACTCAGCGCGTGGCTGTACATCCGGACGGCCGCCCGTAACGAGGCCCGCTACCGGGACCTGGCGGAGGGCGCGTGA
- a CDS encoding LytR/AlgR family response regulator transcription factor produces MINVLVADDELPAVEELAFLLGRDGRIGTIHRASSGAEALRVLDAEAVDAVFLDIHMPALSGLDIARAISRSSNPPAVVFVTADEECALEAFELAAVDYLLKPVRAERLARSVGRISELMKDGAATPEMITVDLGGTTRMIRRDDVTYVQAQGDYARLHTADASYLIRVPLADLEQQWAEAGFIRTHRSYLIALNHVSHMKLAAARPTVTVAGAELPISRRHLPSVREKLETTRIRPQA; encoded by the coding sequence ATGATTAACGTCCTCGTCGCTGACGACGAGCTGCCCGCCGTCGAGGAACTCGCTTTCCTGCTCGGCCGGGACGGTCGGATCGGTACCATCCATCGGGCATCGTCCGGCGCAGAGGCCCTGCGCGTGCTCGACGCCGAGGCCGTGGATGCGGTGTTCCTGGACATCCACATGCCAGCTCTGTCCGGCCTTGATATCGCGCGGGCCATCTCACGAAGCAGCAACCCCCCGGCGGTTGTCTTCGTGACCGCGGACGAAGAGTGCGCGCTGGAAGCCTTCGAGCTCGCCGCCGTGGACTACCTGCTGAAGCCAGTGCGCGCCGAGCGACTTGCCAGGTCGGTGGGCCGCATCAGTGAACTCATGAAGGACGGAGCCGCGACACCGGAAATGATCACGGTGGACCTCGGCGGCACCACCCGGATGATCCGGCGCGACGACGTCACGTACGTCCAGGCCCAGGGCGATTACGCCAGGCTCCACACGGCCGATGCCAGCTACCTCATCCGCGTGCCCCTGGCCGATCTCGAGCAGCAGTGGGCCGAGGCCGGATTCATCCGCACGCATCGGTCCTACCTCATCGCCCTCAACCATGTCAGCCACATGAAGCTCGCTGCGGCCCGTCCCACCGTCACCGTGGCCGGGGCTGAGCTGCCCATCAGCCGCCGCCACCTGCCGTCTGTCCGGGAGAAACTCGAAACCACCCGGATCCGGCCGCAGGCATGA
- a CDS encoding sensor histidine kinase produces the protein MPDSPLFTAAAIAVIAMAIAVVVGVGLKVLRSFRELGTDAERATYKTLHAASRAGQHLRTGLNPAGAAKASRQLRTILGCDALAITDTSGVLAWDGAAEELKPSLMGLAAKVLDGGHTAVIPAGEMQMLAGDAASGAITTDIERAVVIAPIKAGARVVGVIAAFAPSAGAGLVRATGEVADWVAAQVELAELDASRTLLMEAEVRALRAQISPHFIYNSLNAIASFINTDPVRARELVVEFADFTRYSFRRHGDFTTLAEELRCIDRYLLLERARFGDRVQVSLRIAPEVLSTVIPFLSLQPLVENAVRHGLEAKEGPGHITISANDSGAFAEVTIEDDGVGMDPEQLRSMLAGHSDSDHVGLRNVDARLRQVYGEDNGLVIETAPGEGTLITMRVPKSQPGHDA, from the coding sequence ATGCCGGACTCCCCCCTGTTCACCGCCGCAGCCATCGCCGTGATCGCGATGGCGATCGCCGTCGTCGTCGGTGTCGGCCTCAAAGTCCTACGGTCCTTCCGGGAGCTGGGCACGGATGCCGAACGCGCCACGTACAAGACCCTGCACGCGGCCTCGAGGGCCGGCCAGCACCTGCGCACCGGGCTCAACCCCGCGGGCGCGGCCAAAGCCAGCAGGCAGCTCCGCACCATCCTGGGCTGCGATGCCCTGGCCATCACCGACACTTCCGGAGTGCTCGCCTGGGACGGCGCCGCGGAGGAATTGAAGCCATCCCTGATGGGACTGGCGGCCAAGGTGCTCGACGGCGGCCACACGGCAGTGATCCCGGCCGGGGAAATGCAGATGCTCGCCGGTGATGCGGCTTCCGGCGCGATCACGACCGACATTGAACGCGCCGTCGTCATCGCCCCCATCAAGGCCGGTGCCCGCGTGGTGGGCGTTATTGCGGCGTTCGCGCCGTCGGCTGGCGCCGGGCTGGTCCGTGCCACCGGCGAAGTGGCAGACTGGGTGGCAGCCCAGGTTGAACTCGCCGAACTCGACGCTTCCCGGACCCTCCTGATGGAGGCCGAGGTCCGTGCCCTCCGCGCCCAGATCAGCCCGCACTTCATCTACAACTCGCTCAACGCCATCGCGTCCTTTATCAACACGGACCCCGTGCGGGCCCGGGAGCTGGTGGTGGAATTCGCCGACTTCACCCGCTACTCCTTCCGTCGCCATGGCGACTTCACCACCCTGGCCGAAGAGCTCCGCTGCATCGACCGCTACCTGTTGCTGGAGCGTGCGCGCTTCGGGGACCGCGTCCAGGTGAGCCTGCGGATCGCCCCCGAGGTGCTGAGCACCGTAATTCCGTTCCTCAGCCTGCAGCCCCTGGTTGAAAATGCCGTCCGGCACGGCCTGGAGGCCAAGGAGGGTCCTGGCCACATCACCATTTCGGCGAACGATTCCGGCGCCTTCGCGGAGGTCACAATAGAGGACGACGGCGTGGGGATGGATCCCGAACAGCTGCGGTCCATGCTGGCCGGGCACAGCGACAGTGACCACGTGGGGCTGCGGAACGTGGATGCCCGGCTCCGCCAGGTCTACGGCGAAGACAACGGCCTGGTCATCGAAACGGCACCCGGGGAGGGGACCCTGATCACCATGCGTGTTCCCAAGTCCCAGCCCGGCCACGACGCCTGA
- a CDS encoding DUF485 domain-containing protein, with the protein MGNDAPTPDAAASVDFKQVQSTKQFQELRKRHRSFVFPMAVAFLLWYFAYVLLADYAVGFMSTKVWGNINIGLILGLLQFVSTFAITGWYVSYSNRRLDPIAAEIRHEIEGHEFDKAGNKISGVTK; encoded by the coding sequence ATGGGTAACGATGCCCCAACTCCGGACGCAGCGGCGTCCGTGGACTTCAAGCAAGTCCAATCGACGAAGCAGTTCCAGGAACTGCGCAAGCGTCACCGCAGCTTTGTCTTTCCAATGGCCGTTGCGTTCCTGCTCTGGTACTTCGCATACGTCCTCCTGGCCGACTACGCCGTCGGCTTTATGTCCACCAAGGTCTGGGGCAACATCAACATCGGGCTGATCCTGGGCCTGCTGCAGTTTGTTTCCACGTTCGCCATCACCGGCTGGTACGTGAGCTACTCCAACCGGCGGCTCGATCCCATCGCGGCGGAAATCCGCCATGAAATCGAAGGCCACGAGTTCGATAAAGCAGGCAACAAAATCAGCGGGGTAACAAAATGA